A genomic window from Brassica oleracea var. oleracea cultivar TO1000 chromosome C8, BOL, whole genome shotgun sequence includes:
- the LOC106312579 gene encoding ribosomal L1 domain-containing protein 1, whose amino-acid sequence MSSPAPPPPLYHSKIDAKNVNRALKSLLKWRDSKSNPQNSSEPLDNNNNNSDGGFVYLVVTLKKPPQIDRTNPLTIPLPHPLIDLTESPPELCLIIDDKHKNKITKETALKKIEADNVPITTVIKVSKLKAELKKLEAEEGRRHELFFAERRLMPILPKLLGKEFVKRKKSPIEINLRSGNWKEQVERVCESALVYVGTGTCSVVKVAKLSMGRKEIAENVVAVMEGIAGSIPGKWRNVKLFHLKLLESLALPVYESV is encoded by the coding sequence ATGAGTTCCCCCGCTCCCCCTCCACCGTTATACCACTCGAAAATCGACGCAAAGAACGTCAACAGAGCCCTAAAGTCTCTACTAAAATGGCGGGACTCCAAATCAAACCCCCAGAACTCATCAGAGCCCCTCGATAACAACAACAACAACAGCGACGGCGGCTTCGTCTACCTAGTCGTAACCCTAAAGAAGCCTCCCCAGATCGATCGCACCAATCCGCTAACGATCCCTCTCCCCCACCCTCTCATCGACTTAACCGAATCCCCTCCGGAGCTCTGCCTAATCATCGACGACAAGCACAAGAACAAAATCACAAAGGAGACGGCTCTGAAGAAGATCGAGGCCGATAACGTCCCGATCACGACGGTGATCAAGGTCTCGAAGCTGAAGGCGGAGCTAAAGAAGCTGGAGGCGGAGGAAGGGAGGCGGCACGAGCTCTTCTTCGCGGAGAGGAGGCTGATGCCGATTTTGCCGAAGTTGTTGGGGAAGGAGTTTGTTAAGAGGAAGAAGAGTCCGATTGAGATTAACTTGAGGAGCGGGAACTGGAAGGAGCAGGTTGAGAGAGTTTGTGAATCGGCGTTGGTCTACGTGGGAACGGGGACGTGTAGCGTTGTGAAGGTGGCGAAGTTGTCTATGGGGAGGAAGGAGATTGCGGAGAATGTTGTGGCGGTTATGGAGGGGATCGCTGGTTCGATTCCTGGGAAGTGGAGGAATGTTAAGTTGTTTCATTTGAAGTTGCTTGAGAGCTTGGCTTTGCCTGTTTATGAATCAGTTTGA